DNA from Rubripirellula lacrimiformis:
CGTCGCCGATCCAGACGCCTCATTTGGACGCGATGGCCGACGACGGTTTGGTGTTCAACCGGTTTTACGCTGCCGCACCAGTCTGTAGCCCAACACGCGGCAGTTGTCTGACAGGACGGCATCCGTTTCGGTATGGCATTTACTTTGCCAACACCGGGCATATGAAAGTCGAAGAACATACGCTGCCAGAAATCTTGAAGGATCACGGTTACACCACCGGTCACTTTGGGAAATGGCATCTAGGCACACTGACCAAAACGATCAAGGACGCCAATCGTGGCGGCCCGTCCAAGCAGGGGATTCAGCACTTTTCGCCACCGTCGATCCATGGTTACGACGACAGTTTTGTCACCGAATCGAAGGTGCCCACCTACGATCCTATGATTCGGCCCGTCGGTGCCAAGGTGAACGGTGCCTGGGATGCAGTGCGTGACAAATCGTCGGCCCAACACTATGGCACTCACTACTGGGACCACGATGGAAACGTCGTCACCGAAAATTTGGAAGGCGATGATTCGCGGGTCATCATGGATCGTGCGATCCCATTCATCGAGAAGGCCGCCGAATCGAAGACGCCATTCTTCGCAGCGGTCTGGTTCCATAGCCCACACCTGCCTGTGGTCGCAGGCCCCAAGCATGTTCAGCCCTATGCCGATCGTGATGTCGAATCGCGAAACTACTTTGGTTGCATCAGCGCGATGGACGAACAAGTCGGCAGGTTGCGTGCCAAGTTGGCGGACCTTGGCGTCGCCGACAACACTATGATTTGGTTCACCAGCGACAACGGTCCCGAAGGCCAAGATGGGAAGGCCCCCGGTTCGGCCGGTGACTTCCGCGGCCGCAAGCGATCTCTCTACGAAGGCGGCGTTCGCGTCCCCGGCATCCTGGTTTGGCCCGGCCACGCCAAACCGAACAGCGTCACCGATCATGCCGCGGTCACCAGCGACTATCTGCCAACCGTTTTGGATGCAATCGGCGTCGAACTGCCCGCCGATCGGCCGATCGACGGTGTTTCGCTTCTGGATGCGATCAACGATCCGAAACTGCGTCGGCAAGCGCCGATCGGTTTTCAATCGGCCAACCAAATCGCCTGGCACCATGGTCGACACAAATTGATCAGCAACGACAAGGGAACCACATGGCAGTTGTATGACATCGAATCGGATCCCGGTGAATCCAGCGACTTGGCCGGGGATCAGCCTGACCGAGTCGATGCGCTGCGCACCGAAGTCGAACAGTGGATCGCGTCTTGTCGTGCCAGCGACAAGGGCGGTGACTACTTGGTGGCTACCAATGCGAAGCCTCACGAAGTGGCCTCCAGTCAGAAGGACTGGTACGAAAAATACAAAAAACAAGAAAACGCACCCGAGCCGTCTGAAATGCTGCTCAACACAGACGTCGAACCCGAACTCGACAACGGGTTTATCGATCTACTGAACGGTAAAGATCTTTCGGATTGGACGCCACGCGGCGGGACCTGTTCGTTCAAGTATGTCGATGGGATGGTGGTCGGCGAAACGGTTGCCGATTCGCCCAGCACTTACCTGTGCACTCAGCGAGATGACTACAAAGATTTCATTTTCACATGCGAAATGAAGTGGGAAGTCGATGGCAATTCGGGCGTGATGTTTCGGGCCCGCAGCAAGACCGAAGGCGATCGAGTCACCGTCTTCGGTCCGCAAGCGGAAATGGAGGGGATTACCGGCGACCGCGGTTGGTCGGGCGGCATCTATGGCCAAAGCTGCGGCGGCTATTTCTATCCGCTGTGGTTGACCGAGCATCAGGATGCACGGACGGCCTTGAACAAGACGGGCTGGAATCGGTTGACCGTCGAAGCACGCGGCAATGTTGTCAAAACCTGGATCAACGGCGTGCCCGCGGCGCACTGGGTGGATACGGACGATAGCTACCCCAGCGGTTTTCTTGGGTTGCAGATTCACAAAGGCAAAAACGGCAAAGTGCTGTGGCGTGGCCTTCAGATCAAGGAGCTTTAAATCATGGATCATCCTGTGCTGAAAAATGCTGTTCGGATCGGTTTCGCAGGCGTCTTGTGGCTGGCAATCCCGTTGCTGGTCGCGTCATCGGCGGCCCCGGATTGGCCGGGGCAACCGAGCCAATGGCAGGGTCATGCGAAGCATGATTTCACGGTCGACGGTCGCCCCGCTTATGTCGTGGTGCCCAGCGAGTCGGTCGACGGGAATCCATGGGTCTGGCGAGCTCGCTTTCCCACCTTTCACGCCGAGGCGGATCAGTTGTTGCTGGATCGTGGGTTCCACATCGCGTACATCAACACCGACGGCATGCTGGGCAGTCCCGCGGCACTGGATCACTGGGATGCGTTTTACGATTTCATGGTGTCCCAGCACGGGATGTCCGCGAAGCCGGCACTCGAAGCGGTCAGCCGAGGTGGGCTATTCGCTTATCGCTGGGCATCGAGGCACCCGCAGCGAGTGGCATGTATCTACGCGGATACGCCCGTGTGCGATTTCCGCAGTTGGCCGCTGGGACGAGCGACGGGGATCGGACATCCGGCAACGTGGCAATCACTGCTGACGCAGTACGGCATGACTCAGGACGAAGCGATCCAGTTCGATGGAAACCCGATTGACGTGCTGGCACCGATCGCTGCAGCAAGGATCCCACTGCTGCACATCATCAGCATGAATGACCGAGTGGTTCCACCAACCGAAAACACGCTAGTGCTAGCCGACCGCTATCGCAAGCTAGGCGGTGAAATCGAAGTCATCCAGGTCGACGAAGGCACCGAAGCATCCAACGGCCATCACTTCACGCATCCCGATCCGAAGCGAGTGGCGGACTTTATTGAGAAGCACACGCGGCGCTGATGAAGGTGTCACTGTCGTGTTTGGGGGCCGAATCCGTCGCTGGACAAGGAACGGGGAGATTGCAAATTGCAAAATGAACATTTCAAATTTAAAATTGCAGGGAGCGGAAGATGTCTTGGTCTGCATCCCTATTCGTCAGCTGGAGCGTAAATTCTAGGTTGGTAGAACTGCGGTCGCCCAAGCGCGTCGCCGCTCCCATTAGCTTCTCCCTCCAAAGCTCAATTTGCAATTTGAAATGGTTATTTTGCAATTTGCAATCTTCCTTCATCATTCACCAGATTTCCGCAACAGAGCCAATCAGTTGATTTGCAGGCTGCGCAGGGGCTAGATTGAACAGTGTTCAGACAGTCACTGGAACGAAGCGGAAGCAAAGATGATGAAGCCGAATGATCTATCGGAGCGTCTGCTGGAACTTGCCGTCCGGGTCGGGAAAGTGGTCGATGCCCTACCCGAAACGAGGCTCGGCAAGCACATTGCCGGCCAACTCGTTCGCAGCGGCACGTCCCCAGCACCGAATTATGAAGAAGCGTGCGCTGCCGAAAGCCGACGCGACTTCATTCATAAAGTAAGAATCGCACTGAAGGAGTTGCGAGAGACCCGATGCTGGTTGAATCTGATCGTAAGATCGGAATTGCTTCCAGAATCTCGCATGAACGGAGTCGCAAACGAAGCCGATGAACTGTGCCGAATCTTGGGCCAGACGCTCGTGACAGCGACGAAGAACGAACAACAAGTAAGGAAAAGCATCCGCTAAATCGCGAAGGGACGAGAGAGGGAAGGGGAGATTGCAAATTGAACATTTCAAATTTCAAATTTGAAATTGCGGGGACCGGAAGATGGTTTGGACTGCATCCCCAATCGTCAGCTCTGGCCGGGTACTCAGGGTTCCTAGGAGGTGGTCGGTCAGCGCCACCGCAGTTCCCGCCTGCTTCTCCATCCAAAGCCCAATTTGCAATTTGAAATGTTCAATTTGCAATTTGCAATCTTCCTTTCTCCAACCATCGAATAAACGCCGCTACTCTTCCCCGATATCTTCGTTCCACAATTCCGGATGCGACGCGATGAACTTTTGCATCAGTTCGATGCAGCCTGGATCATTGGCGATCACTAGTTCGGTGCCTCGCGATTGGACGTAGGATTCCGGGCCTTGAAAGGTTTGGTTCTCGCCGATGACGATCTTGGGAATCTGGTACAGCAGGGCAGCTCCGCTGCACATATCGCAGGGCGACAACGTCGAATACAGAACCGAACGTCGGTATTGTTCCGCCGTCAGCCGGCCTGCGTTTTCCAGGCAATCCATTTCGGCGTGCAGCACGGCGCTGCCGTTTTGGACGCGGCGGTTGTGCCCGCGGCCGACAATCTCGCCATCGATCACCAACACAGATCCGATCGGAATGCCTCCCTCGTCACGTCCAAGGCAGGCTTCGTCGTATGCCGATTTCAAAAAGAGATCCATGGTGTTCCTTGGGGAAGTTATCGAATGAAGCTAGCGAAAGGCACCGTTTCGACCTCGGATCGCCAATCCACCCAGGTCGATGCGTTTCCCAGAACCCCTCTAGGATGCAGAGTCTTTCTAGGATACGGGGCCCTTCTAGGATACGACTACCGAGCCGCGACGGGGACAAGTAAACTGACGGGCCATTCCTGCCCTTCCACGCCTTCACGAGACACCAGTCCGATGAAAACGTTCCGTTCTGTTGGTGCATTTGCCGCCATCGCCATTGCTGTTTCCGTCGCACAGGCCGGTGACTGGCCTCAGTATCGCGGTCTGGCCGGCGATGGAAAGTCGGTTGAATCGATCGGGCAGGTCTCGTCCGACGCGATGAAGGTGCTGTGGAACGTGCCGGCCCCGCTGGGGTTCAGTTCCATGTCCGTCGCGGATGGCCTCGCCTATACCCTGATCGCTCGAGACGACAAAGAAACCGTTGTGGCTCTCGATGCGGCAACTGGCCAAGAAGTGTGGAGCGTGCCGCTAGGCAGCAGCAAATACGAACAGGGCGGCGGTGACTCCGGTGCCCCCGGCAACCGCGGCGGCGATGGCCCGCGTTCCACACCCACCGTCGATGGTGATCGACTGTACGTGTACGACTCGTACATGGTGCTGTCCTGCTTGGACACAAAGACTGGCCGCGTCTTGTGGCAGCATGATGTGATCGCCGAAAACGAAGGACGCAACATCAAGTGGTTGAACGCAAGCTCGCCACTGATCGAGGGTAATCGAGTGATCGTCGGTGGCGGCGGTGCCGGACAATCGTTCTTGGCATTTGACAAGTCGACTGGCGACCGAGTTTGGGCCAGCGGAGACGAAACCGTCACTCACGCGACACCGATCCTAGCCGAAGTCGGTGGCAAGAGCGGAGTCGTGTTCTTCACGCAATCGGGATTGGTTGCCGTGGGCGCAGATGACGGTCAAGAAGTATGGCGAGCCAAGTTTCCATTCAGCGTTTCGACCGCTGCGTCGCCGGTCGCTGATGGCGACCTGGTCTACTGTTCCGCTGGCTATGGGGTCGGCGCTGGCTTGTTCAAAATCGACAACCAGTCGACACCTCAAGAAATGTGGTACAAGTCGAACGAGCTGATGAACCACTGGAGCACCCCCGTGGTTCACGACGGCCACCTGTACGGAATCTTTGAATTCAAAAAGTACGGCAAGGCTCCGCTGCAATGTGTGGAGTTGTCGACCGGCGAGATCAAATGGAACGAACGAGGCTTTGGCCCCGGCAACTGCATCCTGGTCGGCGACAAGCTTGTTGTGCTGTCGGACGCTGGCGAGGTCGTGATCGCCAAGGCTACGCCCACCGCCTACGAAGAAGTCGCTCGCAAACAAGTGCTAGAAGGCAAGTGCTGGTCCACACCTGCCTATAGCGATGGCAAAATCTTCGTGCGAAGCACTCAGCAAGCAGCCTGTGTTGCGATCGACTGACCGGGCTGCTGGCCGGTGTTTCTGCTGGCCATTTGTCCGACGCTAGCTCGGTTTAACGTTTAGCCGAGCGTAGTCGCGGGCGTCCTGTTCTAGCGCTTGCAGGCGGGCGCCCAGCACCGATTCGGCCTTTTCCAAATCGGCCGATTGATCCGGTGCCAGCCGAGTGAAAACGTACAGTTTGATCTTCGGCTCGGTACCGCTGGGACGAACGGCAACGTAGTTCCCTTCGTCCGCTAGGTCCAAGATGATCAGGTCGCCCGATGGGCCGGCCAGGTGGCCCACCTTTCCGGTGGCGGTATCGGTGATCGTCGCGGCGGAATAGTCACGCACCTTGGCGACCTGGATCCCCGCCAGCGATGCGGGCGGCGAAGTACGGAACGCCTTCATCAATCGCTGCATGGCGGCCATCCCTTCGCTGCCTTCCATCACCAGGCTGATCAACGTTTCGCGGTGATACCCGTGACGTCGTTGCAGGTCGCCCAGGTATTCGTCCATCGAAATGCCCTTGGCTTTCAGTTCGGCCGCCAGTTCGCACATCAGCATCGATGCCACCGCGCCGTCTTTGTCGCGGCAGTATTGGCCCACCAGGTAGCCGTGCGATTCTTCGGTTCCGTACACGAACAGGTCCGGCCCTTCGGCGTCGATCACCGCCGCGATGTGCTTGAAACCGACCAGCAGATCGCCGACGCAGCGAACGCCATAGCTTTCCGCGATCCGTCGACACAGTTCGGTGGTGACCAGAGTCTTGATGATGTAGTGCTGGGGCGAAAGAGTGCCGGCGGCCTTTCGCTTGCTAAGGATGTATTCGCCCAGGATGGCACCGATCTCGTTCCCATTGAACGTTCGCCATTCGCCCGAGGTGTCGGTTGTTTTGGGGGCCGCGACGCCGATCCGGTCACAGTCGGGATCGGTCGCCAGGATCATGTTCGCACCGATCGTTTTGGCATACTTGATCGGTTCCTCGAAAATCACTGCGTTTTCGGGATTCGAAACGTGGCCGGGGACATTGGGAAAGTCACCGTTGGGTTCGGCATGCGGTCCGTAGACTTCGATGTCCTTGAAGCCATCACGAATGGCCAGGGGAACGACCGCGGCAGTGCCGACGCCGTGCAGGGGCGAGTACAAGACTTTGACGTCGCGGGGGCCGTCGAAGCCGCATTTGCCGGCGGCATCGAAATACGCGGCATCGATTTCGTCAGTGACGACTTCGACCATCCCAGCAGCGACCGCCTCGTCGAACGGCATGCTGCGGATCTGTTGGCAGGTCATCACCTTTTCGATGATCGCTTTGTCGTGCGGCGGCAACACCTGAGCTCCGCTGGACCAGTAAACCTTGACCGCGTTGTCGCTGGGGGGGTTGTGGCTGGCGGTGACCATGATGCCGCAATCGCAATTTTTGTAGCGAACGGCGAACGACAATTGGGGTGTCGCGCGATAATCGTCTAGCAAATAGACCTTGATGCCAGCGGCTGCCATGATGCCGGCGCAAAGTTCGGTGAAATGGCGGGATTGGTGGCGAGTGTCGTATGCGATTGCACAGGACAGGTCCTTCTTTCCGCCATGAAAGGCGACCACATAGTCGGCCAAGCCTTGGGCGCTTTCGCCGATCGTACGGTCATTGATGGCATTGGATCCGATTGGGTACATCCGGCCACGTCGACCACCGGTTCCGAACGGAATGATGGTCCAGAACACATCGTCCAGTTTTTGCCACTTGCCGGCCTCGATGTGTGCAATCACTTCGTCGCGATACTGGCTGTATCGATCTTCGGTCAGCCAAACGCGAAGGTTCTCGACCGCGGTCTGGCTGATCTTGGATTCCTGCGCTGCGGTTTCGATCGCAGAAATAGCGGCTTGGACACTCGGATGGACGTTCATGAAATCTTCAAATTCGAGTTGATAGAGATCTTCGACCGGCAGCATTTCGCTGTGTCGGTAACCTTGTTGTCAGATGGGGTTAGGATTCTATTTGCAGGCAGTCTATCGTCGCAACCAAGGCATTTTCTTCGACCCCCACAATATCGAAACCATGAGCGAATTGATCATCAGCGTCAGCGGCCTACGGGGCATCGTTGGCGAAACATTGACCCCCGAAGTCGCGATGCGGTTCGTGGCAGCCTACGCCAGCAAGCTTCCCGACGGTCCGATCATCGTCGGCCGCGACGGTCGCAGCAGCGGGCCGATGCTCAGCCGTGCCATCATCGCCGCCCTGGCCGCCAGCGGCCGTGACTGCATCGACGTCGATGTCGCGGCAACGCCAACCATCGGCGTTCTGGTCCGCGAACGGGGGGCCGCCGGAGCGGTCCAGATTTCTGCCAGCCACAATCCGCCGCCTTACAACGGGATCAAATTGTTCGGCCCGACCGGCCGCGTTTTGGATGCCGTCACCGGGACAGCGATCCGCGACGCGTATTTCGAAGGAAAAGCCGACTACAAACCATTCAATCTGATCGGCCGGATCAGCGCGGACACCAATCCGCATGAACCGCACCTTCGCAAAGTGCTGGAAACGGTCGACGCGCTGGCCATCCGCGCCGCCAAACATCGTGTGCTGATCGACAGCAACCACGGTGCGGGCAGTTTGTTGGGGATCCGGTTGCTGGAAGCCCTGGGTTGTGAAGTGGTCGCCGTCGGTGCCACACCCGACGGAAAGTTTGCTCATGTGCCCGAGCCGACGGCCGAGAACTTGACCGAAGTGGCCAAACGAGTGCGTGACGAGAAGTGTGTCGTGGGTTTCTGCCAAGACCCGGACGCCGACCGATTGGCACTGGTCGACGCCAATGGACGCTATGTGGGCGAGGAATACACGTTGGCGCTGTGCGTCATGCGAGCGATGGCGGACGAGTCGATTCGCGGGCCGATCGTGATCAACGGTGCCACTAGCGGGATGAGCGAGCGAATCGCCCGTGACGCAGGTGCCGAAGCGTATCGCAGCTTTGTCGGCGAAGCCAACGTGGCCGACATGATGATCGACAAGAAAGCTGCTTACGGCGGCGAAGGCAACGGTGGCCCGATCGACCCTCGCGTTGGATACGTCCGCGACAGCTTTGTGGGAATGGCTCAGATCTTGGACCTGATGACGTCGTCCGGGAAATCGGTCGCCGAGTTGGTCGATGGGATTCCCAAGCTGCACATCCACAAAGACAAGGCCACCGTGTCAGCGGATCGGTTGCCAAAGCTGTTCGAACAATTGATCGCTGCCCACCCCGACGCCACCGTGCAAACCGGTGATGGGCTGCGTTTGTCATGGGACGACAAGTGGCTGTTGGTTCGCGGCAGCAACACCGAGCCGATCGTACGCTTGATCGCCGAAGCGGAAACCGAAGCCGAAGCCAAGTCGCTATGCGCGGGCGCCGCCGCACTGCTGTAACGCTTCACACACCGCCGTAGTGGGATTCGCCAGAATCCCCTCCCCACCTCCACCGTCCACTCGGTTCCATCACCGGCGAATCCCGCTACCAGTGCGTGTCTGGGAATTTCCTTGACACGCTTTTTCTATGCTGCTACTGTACTACGTACCGCAGTACAGCAGTCAGGGGATCGCCATGTTTCGCATTCAGATCACGACCGGGTCAAGCCAGCCGATTTATCGGCAGGTCGCTGACCAGATTCGGCACGGCGTGGCCACCGGGAAACTGGCGGTCGGCGATCCGTTGCCCAGTGTCCGGGCGCTTGCGACCGAGTTGGTTGTCAACCCGAATACGGTCGCCAAGGCGTACGCGGCGCTGGTTCGCGATGGAGTGCTAGAGAGTCAGCAGGGACGCGGTTACTTCGTCGCCAAGCGGCGGGAAATCTACAGTCGCGCCGAGCGGACGCGGCGATTGGGCGAAGTGATGGATCCGTTCTTGGCCGAAGCCTTATCGCTAGGGTTCGACGAGGACCAGATCATCGTCGAAATACAAAAACGCATGCGCAAGATTGCGAGGAACCAGCCATGAATGCCGCCGTGATTGAATTGGATCGTTTGACACGCTACTTCGGCAAACGTGCCGTGGTGCGTGATCTGGATCTGCAAATTCCCGCCGGACAGGTGACGGCACTGCTGGGCCTGAACGGTGCAGGAAAAACCACCACCATTCGCATCATCATGGGGCTGCTGTATCCGACGCGTGGCAAGGCCACCGTGCTGGGCCACGACACAGGCCAGTTGTCTCCGGAAATCCGAATGCGGATCGGGTACATGATCGAGGGGCATTTCCTGTACCCCGGTTTGCGAGTCAGAGAGTGTGCCGATTTGCAGCGATCGGGCTACCCGCATTGGGACGATGGTCTTTTCCAACAGGTTGTGCATCATTTTGGCGTCGGGCTAAACGATCGGGCGGGCGAGCTTAGTCGTGGGCAACGGGCGGGCGTGTCGCTGGCGCTCGTGCTTGCTCCTGATCCCGAACTATTGGTGCTAGACGACCCGTCCTTGGGATTGGATCCGGTTAGCCGGCGTGCCCTGAACGAAACGCTGATCGAGTTTGCGGCCGACGGGAAACGAACGGTGCTGCTGAGTTCACACATGCTGGACGACGTCGAACGGGTCGCCGATCGAGTGGCGGTGATGACCGCGGGCCGACTGCAAGTCGACACAACGATGGACGATTTTTCCAAGCGTGTGTCCGGCTGGGTGGTCGAGATCGCGGAAGTTGATTTGAAGTTGATCGAGTCGATCCCCCGCTTGATCGAGGCCAGGCAGATCGGAGCTCGATTGCAGTTGGTCGTCGCCGATGCGGACGACGAAACGACCGCTGCGATTGACCGTTTGGGAGCGACAGGGGTCGAACCCATTGAAATGACATTTGGCGATTCGGTGCTGGCCTATTTAGCGCGTCGGCGGGGCGAGTCGTCGTTCCTAGGGGCTGACGCCTCGGTATCGACACAAAGTGGGGTGAAACGATGAATGCGTTGGTCAACCGCGAACTTCTGCTGAAGGAACTACGTGAATCCCTTCGCTGGACGCCGCTAGGGATGCTATTGGTGGTCGTCTTGGCGTGGCAGTCGATTCCCTCGTATTTCGACAGTTACCAATACCCGGCGTTGCCGACATCGATGATGGGGTTGACCAGCATCGGCTTCAGCGTGATCGCCATCGCGTTGGCGTGGCTGCAAACCATCCCCGACATGCGGCCCGACGCGCGCGGTTTCTTGCTGCACCGACCGGTCCGGCTCAGTGCAATCTTTGGGACCAAGCTGATCGCCGGATGGATCACCTATGCGGTTGCGGTGCTGCCGCCGTTGGCCTTGATCGCTTGGCGGCTTAGCATCATCGGTCCGACGCGGGCGCCGACCAATGGCGGCGCCGTGATCCCGTCGTTGATCGCCGTG
Protein-coding regions in this window:
- a CDS encoding alpha/beta hydrolase family protein; translated protein: MDHPVLKNAVRIGFAGVLWLAIPLLVASSAAPDWPGQPSQWQGHAKHDFTVDGRPAYVVVPSESVDGNPWVWRARFPTFHAEADQLLLDRGFHIAYINTDGMLGSPAALDHWDAFYDFMVSQHGMSAKPALEAVSRGGLFAYRWASRHPQRVACIYADTPVCDFRSWPLGRATGIGHPATWQSLLTQYGMTQDEAIQFDGNPIDVLAPIAAARIPLLHIISMNDRVVPPTENTLVLADRYRKLGGEIEVIQVDEGTEASNGHHFTHPDPKRVADFIEKHTRR
- a CDS encoding PQQ-binding-like beta-propeller repeat protein, whose product is MKTFRSVGAFAAIAIAVSVAQAGDWPQYRGLAGDGKSVESIGQVSSDAMKVLWNVPAPLGFSSMSVADGLAYTLIARDDKETVVALDAATGQEVWSVPLGSSKYEQGGGDSGAPGNRGGDGPRSTPTVDGDRLYVYDSYMVLSCLDTKTGRVLWQHDVIAENEGRNIKWLNASSPLIEGNRVIVGGGGAGQSFLAFDKSTGDRVWASGDETVTHATPILAEVGGKSGVVFFTQSGLVAVGADDGQEVWRAKFPFSVSTAASPVADGDLVYCSAGYGVGAGLFKIDNQSTPQEMWYKSNELMNHWSTPVVHDGHLYGIFEFKKYGKAPLQCVELSTGEIKWNERGFGPGNCILVGDKLVVLSDAGEVVIAKATPTAYEEVARKQVLEGKCWSTPAYSDGKIFVRSTQQAACVAID
- a CDS encoding sulfatase-like hydrolase/transferase, which codes for MGLRNLASTLACFTTLLTGMATAAERPNVILVMCDDLGVGDLARFHDASPIQTPHLDAMADDGLVFNRFYAAAPVCSPTRGSCLTGRHPFRYGIYFANTGHMKVEEHTLPEILKDHGYTTGHFGKWHLGTLTKTIKDANRGGPSKQGIQHFSPPSIHGYDDSFVTESKVPTYDPMIRPVGAKVNGAWDAVRDKSSAQHYGTHYWDHDGNVVTENLEGDDSRVIMDRAIPFIEKAAESKTPFFAAVWFHSPHLPVVAGPKHVQPYADRDVESRNYFGCISAMDEQVGRLRAKLADLGVADNTMIWFTSDNGPEGQDGKAPGSAGDFRGRKRSLYEGGVRVPGILVWPGHAKPNSVTDHAAVTSDYLPTVLDAIGVELPADRPIDGVSLLDAINDPKLRRQAPIGFQSANQIAWHHGRHKLISNDKGTTWQLYDIESDPGESSDLAGDQPDRVDALRTEVEQWIASCRASDKGGDYLVATNAKPHEVASSQKDWYEKYKKQENAPEPSEMLLNTDVEPELDNGFIDLLNGKDLSDWTPRGGTCSFKYVDGMVVGETVADSPSTYLCTQRDDYKDFIFTCEMKWEVDGNSGVMFRARSKTEGDRVTVFGPQAEMEGITGDRGWSGGIYGQSCGGYFYPLWLTEHQDARTALNKTGWNRLTVEARGNVVKTWINGVPAAHWVDTDDSYPSGFLGLQIHKGKNGKVLWRGLQIKEL
- a CDS encoding GntR family transcriptional regulator, encoding MLLLYYVPQYSSQGIAMFRIQITTGSSQPIYRQVADQIRHGVATGKLAVGDPLPSVRALATELVVNPNTVAKAYAALVRDGVLESQQGRGYFVAKRREIYSRAERTRRLGEVMDPFLAEALSLGFDEDQIIVEIQKRMRKIARNQP
- a CDS encoding phospho-sugar mutase, which encodes MLPVEDLYQLEFEDFMNVHPSVQAAISAIETAAQESKISQTAVENLRVWLTEDRYSQYRDEVIAHIEAGKWQKLDDVFWTIIPFGTGGRRGRMYPIGSNAINDRTIGESAQGLADYVVAFHGGKKDLSCAIAYDTRHQSRHFTELCAGIMAAAGIKVYLLDDYRATPQLSFAVRYKNCDCGIMVTASHNPPSDNAVKVYWSSGAQVLPPHDKAIIEKVMTCQQIRSMPFDEAVAAGMVEVVTDEIDAAYFDAAGKCGFDGPRDVKVLYSPLHGVGTAAVVPLAIRDGFKDIEVYGPHAEPNGDFPNVPGHVSNPENAVIFEEPIKYAKTIGANMILATDPDCDRIGVAAPKTTDTSGEWRTFNGNEIGAILGEYILSKRKAAGTLSPQHYIIKTLVTTELCRRIAESYGVRCVGDLLVGFKHIAAVIDAEGPDLFVYGTEESHGYLVGQYCRDKDGAVASMLMCELAAELKAKGISMDEYLGDLQRRHGYHRETLISLVMEGSEGMAAMQRLMKAFRTSPPASLAGIQVAKVRDYSAATITDTATGKVGHLAGPSGDLIILDLADEGNYVAVRPSGTEPKIKLYVFTRLAPDQSADLEKAESVLGARLQALEQDARDYARLNVKPS
- a CDS encoding four helix bundle protein, translating into MMKPNDLSERLLELAVRVGKVVDALPETRLGKHIAGQLVRSGTSPAPNYEEACAAESRRDFIHKVRIALKELRETRCWLNLIVRSELLPESRMNGVANEADELCRILGQTLVTATKNEQQVRKSIR
- a CDS encoding nucleoside deaminase; its protein translation is MDLFLKSAYDEACLGRDEGGIPIGSVLVIDGEIVGRGHNRRVQNGSAVLHAEMDCLENAGRLTAEQYRRSVLYSTLSPCDMCSGAALLYQIPKIVIGENQTFQGPESYVQSRGTELVIANDPGCIELMQKFIASHPELWNEDIGEE
- the glmM gene encoding phosphoglucosamine mutase — translated: MSELIISVSGLRGIVGETLTPEVAMRFVAAYASKLPDGPIIVGRDGRSSGPMLSRAIIAALAASGRDCIDVDVAATPTIGVLVRERGAAGAVQISASHNPPPYNGIKLFGPTGRVLDAVTGTAIRDAYFEGKADYKPFNLIGRISADTNPHEPHLRKVLETVDALAIRAAKHRVLIDSNHGAGSLLGIRLLEALGCEVVAVGATPDGKFAHVPEPTAENLTEVAKRVRDEKCVVGFCQDPDADRLALVDANGRYVGEEYTLALCVMRAMADESIRGPIVINGATSGMSERIARDAGAEAYRSFVGEANVADMMIDKKAAYGGEGNGGPIDPRVGYVRDSFVGMAQILDLMTSSGKSVAELVDGIPKLHIHKDKATVSADRLPKLFEQLIAAHPDATVQTGDGLRLSWDDKWLLVRGSNTEPIVRLIAEAETEAEAKSLCAGAAALL
- a CDS encoding ABC transporter ATP-binding protein; the encoded protein is MNAAVIELDRLTRYFGKRAVVRDLDLQIPAGQVTALLGLNGAGKTTTIRIIMGLLYPTRGKATVLGHDTGQLSPEIRMRIGYMIEGHFLYPGLRVRECADLQRSGYPHWDDGLFQQVVHHFGVGLNDRAGELSRGQRAGVSLALVLAPDPELLVLDDPSLGLDPVSRRALNETLIEFAADGKRTVLLSSHMLDDVERVADRVAVMTAGRLQVDTTMDDFSKRVSGWVVEIAEVDLKLIESIPRLIEARQIGARLQLVVADADDETTAAIDRLGATGVEPIEMTFGDSVLAYLARRRGESSFLGADASVSTQSGVKR